In a single window of the Lagenorhynchus albirostris chromosome 19, mLagAlb1.1, whole genome shotgun sequence genome:
- the LOC132509991 gene encoding LOW QUALITY PROTEIN: interferon-inducible GTPase 5-like (The sequence of the model RefSeq protein was modified relative to this genomic sequence to represent the inferred CDS: inserted 3 bases in 2 codons), translated as MATAKLPAVPGEEENTILMAKEELEALRTAFESGDIPQAASCLRELLASFESTRLEVGVTGESGXGKSSLINALRGLGAEDPGAALTGVIETTMQPSPYPHPQFPDVTLWDLPGAGSPGCPADKYLKQVDFGRYDFFLLVSPRRCGAVESRLASEILRQGKQYYFVRTRTQRPSGFSEAAALQEVREHCAERLRGAGVNDLRVFLVSNLSPARHDFPLLVSAWEHDLPAPRRQAGLLSLPDILLEALRKKTDMLQEQVLKTALVLGVIQALPGPGXGGRYNNALLVRSLRGYHRSFGLDDDSLAKLAEQVGKQAGDLRSDILSPLANEVSPETVLRLYSQSSDGAMREAGAFEKGVSLFGTLVAGGINFSTVYTMLRGCLNEMAEDAQQVRIKALEEEGSQPEVSLQAAGDNGVEKRGSGEGSGEADQLSTCQKLGLLLKYILGSWKKRDLSEDK; from the exons ATGGCTACTGCGAAGTTGCCAGCGGTGCCCGGGGAGGAGGAGAACACCATCCTCATGGCCAAGGAAGAGCTGGAGGCCCTGCGCACCGCCTTCGAGTCGGGCGACATCCCCCAGGCCGCCTCCTGCCTCCGGGAGTTGCTGGCCTCTTTCGAGAGCACCCGGCTGGAGGTGGGCGTCACAGGCGAGTCCG GAGGCAAGTCGTCCCTCATTAACGCCCTCCGTGGCCTGGGCGCCGAGGACCCCGGCGCGGCCCTCACTGGCGTCATAGAGACCACAATGCAGCCCTCGCCCTACCCGCACCCGCAGTTTCCAGACGTGACCCTGTGGGACCTGCCGGGGGCCGGCTCTCCAGGCTGCCCGGCCGACAAGTACCTGAAGCAGGTGGACTTCGGCCGCTATGATTTCTTCCTGCTGGTCTCGCCCCGCCGCTGCGGCGCCGTGGAGTCCCGCCTGGCCTCCGAGATCCTGCGCCAGGGCAAACAGTACTACTTCGTGCGCACGCGCACCCAGCGACCCTCGGGCTTCAGCGAGGCGGCGGCCCTGCAGGAGGTCCGCGAGCACTGCGCCGAGCGGCTGCGTGGGGCCGGCGTGAACGACCTGCGCGTCTTCCTCGTGTCCAACCTCTCGCCCGCGCGCCACGACTTCCCGCTGCTCGTGTCCGCCTGGGAGCACGATCTGCCCGCGCCCCGTCGCCAGGCTGGCCTGCTGTCGCTGCCCGACATCTTGCTGGAGGCCCTGCGGAAGAAGACGGACATGCTCCAGGAGCAGGTGCTCAAGACGGCCCTGGTGTTGGGCGTCATCCAGGCTCTGCCCGGGCCCGG CGGCGGCCGCTACAACAATGCACTGCTCGTCCGCTCGCTGCGCGGCTACCACCGCAGCTTCGGCCTGGACGACGACTCGCTAGCCAAGCTGGCCGAGCAGGTGGGCAAACAGGCAGGCGATCTGCGCTCGGACATCCTCTCCCCGCTGGCCAACGAGGTCTCGCCCGAGACTGTCCTGCGGCTCTACTCCCAGTCGTCCGACGGTGCCATGAGGGAGGCCGGGGCCTTTGAGAAGGGCGTCTCCCTGTTCGGAACGCTGGTGGCCGGGGGCATCAACTTCAGCACCGTCTACACCATGCTCCGGGGCTGCCTCAACGAGATGGCCGAGGATGCCCAGCAGGTCCGCATCAAGGCCTTGGAGGAGGAGGGGTCCCAGCCTGAGGTCAGCCTGCAGGCGGCTGGTGACAACGGCGTGGAAAAGCGGGGATCCGGGGAGGGGAGCGGCGAGGCAGACCAGCTCTCGACCTGCCAGAAGCTCGGCCTcctcctcaagtacattctcggCAGCTGGAAGAAGCGAGATTTGTCGGAAGACAAATGA
- the SMG9 gene encoding nonsense-mediated mRNA decay factor SMG9 isoform X1, which yields MSESGHSQPGLYGIDRRRRWKEPGPGGPQNLSGPGGRERDYTAPWDRERRDGSEETSTAVMQKTPIILSKPPAERSKQPPTPTAPAAPPAPAPLEKPIVLMKPREEGKGPAATANASTPEGTAPPPPAAPAPPKGEKEGQRPTQPVYQIQNRGMGTAAPAAMDPVVGQAKLLPPERMKHSIKLVDDQMNWCDSAIEYLLDQTDVLVVGVLGLQGTGKSMVMSLLSANTPEEDQRAYVFRAQSAEMKERGGNQTSGIDFFITQERIVFLDTQPILSPSILDHLINNDRKLPPEYSLPHTYVEMQSLQIAAFLFTVCHVVIVVQDWFTDLSLYRFLQTAEMVKPSTPSPSHESSSSSGSDEGTEYYPHLVFLQNKARREDFCPRKLRQMHLMIDQLMAHSHLRYKGTLSMLQCNVFPGLPPDFLDSEVNLFLMPFMDSEAESETPPRAGPSSSPLFSLLPGYRGHPSFQSLVSKLRSQVMSMARPQLSHTILTEKNWFHYAARIWDGVKKSSALAEYSRLLA from the exons ATGTCTGAGTCTGGGCACAGTCAGCCTGGGCTCTATGGGATAGACAGGCGGCGGCGGTGGAAGGAGCCCGGCCCTGGCGGCCCCCAGAATCTCTCTGGGCCTGGTGGTCGGGAGAGGGACTACACTGCACCTTGGGACAGAGAGAGACGG GATGGCAGCGAAGAGACAAGCACGGCGGTCATGCAGAAAACCCCCATCATCCTCTCAAAGCCTCCAGCAGAGCGG TCAAAGCAGCCACCGACTCCAACGGCCCCTGCCGCCccgcctgccccagcccctcttgAGAAGCCCATTGTCCTCATGAAGCCacgggaggaggggaaagggccTGCGGCCACAGCGAATGCCTCCACCCCCGAGGGCACTGCCCCACCACCCCCTGCAGCCCCTGCGCCACccaagggggagaaggaggggcagaGACCCACACAGCCTGTGTACCAGATCCAGAACCGGGGCATGGGGACTGCCGCGCCGGCAGCCATGGACC CTGTCGTGGGCCAGGCCAAACTGCTGCCCCCAGAGCGCATGAAGCACAGCATCAAGTTGGTGGATGACCAGATGAATTGGTGCGACAGTGCCATTGAG TACCTGTTGGATCAGACTGATGTCTTGGTGGTTGGTGTCCTGGGCCTCCAGGGGACAGGCAAGTCCATGGTTATGTCGTTGTTGTCAGCCAACACTCCTGAGGAGGACCAGAG GGCCTATGTCTTCCGGGCCCAGAGCGCCGAAATGAAGGAACGAGGGGGCAACCAGACCAGTGGCATTGACTTCTTTATTACCCAGGAGCGGATCGTTTTCCTGGACACGCAG CCCATCCTGAGCCCCTCCATCTTGGATCACCTCATCAACAACGACCGCAAGCTGCCTCCAGAGTACAGCCTGCCCCACACCTACGTGGAGATGCAG TCACTCCAGATCGCTGCCTTCCTCTTCACGGTCTGCCACGTGGTGATTGTCGTCCAGGACTGGTTCACGGACCTCAGCCTGTACAG GTTCCTCCAGACAGCAGAGATGGTGAAGCCCTCCACCCCGTCCCCCAGCCATGAGTCCAGCAGCTCGTCAGGCTCCGATGAAGGCACTGAGTACTACCCCCACCTGG TCTTCCTGCAGAACAAAGCTCGCCGGGAGGACTTCTGCCCTCGGAAGCTGCGGCAGATGCACCTGATGATTGACCAGCTCATGGCCCACTCCCACCTGCGGTACAAGG GTACGCTGTCCATGTTACAGTGCAACGTCTTCCCTGGGCTCCCACCCGACTTCCTGGACTCCGAGGTCAATCTGTTCCTGATGCCCTTCATGGACAGCGAGGCAGAGAGTGAAACCCCCCCAAGAGCAG GACCCAGTTCCAGCCCCCTCTTCTCCCTGCTCCCTGGGTACCGAGGCCACCCCAGCTTCCAGTCCTTGGTGAGCAAGCTCCGGAGCCAAGTGATGTCCATGGCCCGGCCGCAGCTGTCACACACGATCCTCACCGAGAAGAACTG GTTCCACTACGCCGCCCGGATCTGGGACGGGGTGAAAAAGTCCTCCGCCCTGGCCGAGTACAGCCGCCTGCTGGCCTGA
- the SMG9 gene encoding nonsense-mediated mRNA decay factor SMG9 isoform X2 produces the protein MKRDGSEETSTAVMQKTPIILSKPPAERSKQPPTPTAPAAPPAPAPLEKPIVLMKPREEGKGPAATANASTPEGTAPPPPAAPAPPKGEKEGQRPTQPVYQIQNRGMGTAAPAAMDPVVGQAKLLPPERMKHSIKLVDDQMNWCDSAIEYLLDQTDVLVVGVLGLQGTGKSMVMSLLSANTPEEDQRAYVFRAQSAEMKERGGNQTSGIDFFITQERIVFLDTQPILSPSILDHLINNDRKLPPEYSLPHTYVEMQSLQIAAFLFTVCHVVIVVQDWFTDLSLYRFLQTAEMVKPSTPSPSHESSSSSGSDEGTEYYPHLVFLQNKARREDFCPRKLRQMHLMIDQLMAHSHLRYKGTLSMLQCNVFPGLPPDFLDSEVNLFLMPFMDSEAESETPPRAGPSSSPLFSLLPGYRGHPSFQSLVSKLRSQVMSMARPQLSHTILTEKNWFHYAARIWDGVKKSSALAEYSRLLA, from the exons ATGAAGAGG GATGGCAGCGAAGAGACAAGCACGGCGGTCATGCAGAAAACCCCCATCATCCTCTCAAAGCCTCCAGCAGAGCGG TCAAAGCAGCCACCGACTCCAACGGCCCCTGCCGCCccgcctgccccagcccctcttgAGAAGCCCATTGTCCTCATGAAGCCacgggaggaggggaaagggccTGCGGCCACAGCGAATGCCTCCACCCCCGAGGGCACTGCCCCACCACCCCCTGCAGCCCCTGCGCCACccaagggggagaaggaggggcagaGACCCACACAGCCTGTGTACCAGATCCAGAACCGGGGCATGGGGACTGCCGCGCCGGCAGCCATGGACC CTGTCGTGGGCCAGGCCAAACTGCTGCCCCCAGAGCGCATGAAGCACAGCATCAAGTTGGTGGATGACCAGATGAATTGGTGCGACAGTGCCATTGAG TACCTGTTGGATCAGACTGATGTCTTGGTGGTTGGTGTCCTGGGCCTCCAGGGGACAGGCAAGTCCATGGTTATGTCGTTGTTGTCAGCCAACACTCCTGAGGAGGACCAGAG GGCCTATGTCTTCCGGGCCCAGAGCGCCGAAATGAAGGAACGAGGGGGCAACCAGACCAGTGGCATTGACTTCTTTATTACCCAGGAGCGGATCGTTTTCCTGGACACGCAG CCCATCCTGAGCCCCTCCATCTTGGATCACCTCATCAACAACGACCGCAAGCTGCCTCCAGAGTACAGCCTGCCCCACACCTACGTGGAGATGCAG TCACTCCAGATCGCTGCCTTCCTCTTCACGGTCTGCCACGTGGTGATTGTCGTCCAGGACTGGTTCACGGACCTCAGCCTGTACAG GTTCCTCCAGACAGCAGAGATGGTGAAGCCCTCCACCCCGTCCCCCAGCCATGAGTCCAGCAGCTCGTCAGGCTCCGATGAAGGCACTGAGTACTACCCCCACCTGG TCTTCCTGCAGAACAAAGCTCGCCGGGAGGACTTCTGCCCTCGGAAGCTGCGGCAGATGCACCTGATGATTGACCAGCTCATGGCCCACTCCCACCTGCGGTACAAGG GTACGCTGTCCATGTTACAGTGCAACGTCTTCCCTGGGCTCCCACCCGACTTCCTGGACTCCGAGGTCAATCTGTTCCTGATGCCCTTCATGGACAGCGAGGCAGAGAGTGAAACCCCCCCAAGAGCAG GACCCAGTTCCAGCCCCCTCTTCTCCCTGCTCCCTGGGTACCGAGGCCACCCCAGCTTCCAGTCCTTGGTGAGCAAGCTCCGGAGCCAAGTGATGTCCATGGCCCGGCCGCAGCTGTCACACACGATCCTCACCGAGAAGAACTG GTTCCACTACGCCGCCCGGATCTGGGACGGGGTGAAAAAGTCCTCCGCCCTGGCCGAGTACAGCCGCCTGCTGGCCTGA